A genomic window from Streptomyces sp. 846.5 includes:
- a CDS encoding ABC transporter substrate-binding protein produces MVLSGGVEPGYGDEEKSGGLSRRGLLAAGVGAAAGGLLLTGCSAAGTSAGTALSTAAASGKAQSGGTLRIARPPASSAETLDPASSLSAYEYLGALYSRLVRRGSDGKPAADLATAWEMSDQAMTWTFTLRKGVTFHNGQSFTSADAAYTLAHILDPATKSPQAGVLSTFVSASGISTPDQNTLVVKLKAAHAEFPTLLMHYNCYVIPKDSAATTPTKGIGTGPFKLASFTPAGPGKVVANTDYYGGRPALDTIAFSSIAETQSRINALLSQQVDLISQTNLDSAGVKTVQASSTATVVEVKNAQWYTLPMLCTAAPFTDARVRQAFKLAYDPAQVIKLAVQGHGTIAHDNPVPPDDPYRLDYTVAPDPEKAKALLKAAGHDGLTLPLYTSDYDSVLTPLALAMKDTVAHAGITLDIQNSPSDSYYTKIWMQKPLMTSYWYVGRPIDQLLSEIFHSGSGYNESKWSNPTFDGLVASARKETDDAKRKQLYQDAQKLMVDQDGTIMPFFASRMVGISKKVVNYHESGFEFDYLRIGLSA; encoded by the coding sequence GTGGTGCTGTCAGGTGGAGTTGAGCCCGGTTACGGTGACGAGGAGAAGTCTGGGGGCCTGTCGAGACGCGGGCTGCTGGCCGCGGGGGTTGGGGCGGCGGCCGGCGGCTTGTTGCTGACGGGGTGCAGTGCTGCGGGGACGTCCGCCGGTACGGCGCTCTCCACGGCCGCGGCCTCCGGCAAGGCCCAGTCGGGCGGGACGCTGCGGATCGCCCGGCCGCCGGCGTCCAGCGCGGAGACGCTGGACCCGGCCAGCTCGCTGTCCGCCTACGAGTACCTGGGCGCCCTCTACAGCCGGCTGGTTCGGCGCGGCAGCGACGGCAAGCCCGCTGCCGACCTGGCGACCGCCTGGGAGATGTCGGACCAGGCCATGACCTGGACCTTCACCCTGCGCAAGGGCGTCACCTTCCACAACGGCCAGTCGTTCACCTCCGCCGACGCCGCCTACACGCTGGCCCACATCCTCGACCCCGCCACCAAGTCCCCGCAGGCCGGCGTGCTCAGCACCTTCGTCAGTGCGTCCGGGATCAGCACCCCCGACCAGAACACCCTGGTGGTCAAGCTCAAGGCGGCGCACGCCGAGTTCCCGACGCTGCTGATGCACTACAACTGTTACGTCATCCCCAAGGACTCCGCCGCGACCACCCCGACCAAGGGCATCGGCACCGGCCCGTTCAAGCTGGCGTCCTTCACCCCCGCGGGCCCCGGCAAGGTCGTCGCCAACACGGACTACTACGGCGGACGGCCCGCCCTCGACACCATTGCCTTCTCCTCCATCGCCGAGACCCAGAGCCGGATCAACGCGCTGCTCTCCCAGCAGGTCGACCTGATCTCGCAGACCAACCTGGACTCCGCCGGGGTCAAGACCGTTCAGGCCTCCTCCACCGCCACCGTCGTGGAGGTCAAGAACGCCCAGTGGTACACGCTGCCCATGCTGTGCACCGCGGCGCCCTTCACCGACGCCAGGGTCCGGCAGGCCTTCAAACTCGCCTACGACCCCGCCCAGGTCATCAAGCTCGCCGTGCAGGGCCACGGCACCATCGCGCACGACAACCCGGTGCCGCCGGACGACCCCTACCGCCTGGACTACACGGTGGCGCCGGACCCGGAGAAGGCCAAGGCGCTGCTGAAGGCGGCCGGGCACGACGGGCTCACCCTGCCGCTGTACACCTCGGACTACGACAGCGTGCTCACCCCGCTCGCCCTGGCCATGAAGGACACCGTCGCCCACGCCGGCATCACCCTGGACATCCAGAACTCACCGTCCGACTCGTACTACACCAAGATCTGGATGCAGAAGCCGCTGATGACCTCGTACTGGTACGTCGGCCGCCCGATCGACCAACTGCTCAGCGAGATCTTCCACTCCGGCTCCGGGTACAACGAGTCCAAGTGGTCCAACCCGACCTTCGACGGCCTGGTCGCCTCGGCCCGCAAGGAGACCGACGACGCCAAGCGCAAGCAGCTCTACCAGGACGCCCAGAAACTGATGGTGGATCAGGACGGCACGATCATGCCGTTCTTCGCGAGCCGCATGGTCGGCATATCGAAGAAGGTCGTCAACTACCACGAGAGCGGCTTCGAGTTCGACTACCTCAGGATCGGGCTCAGCGCCTGA
- a CDS encoding ABC transporter permease translates to MARRLLLALVTIWLASLGVFLAVQALPGDVTTQILGQNATPANVAVLRAELGLDRPPWRRYLDWMSGMLHGDFGTSLVNHASVGAEVGVRLRNTLLLAVITVVLGITVALVLGVVAGLTRDRWPDLVISSLSLIGMSMPEFVIATVLVLLFSIYIPIFPAVVTAGPDAGIGDLLPAIWLPSIALTVVMAAYIIRMLRTSVIDVMASEFVTTARLKGISPARVVLRHALPSALLPTLNVIAMNVAWLVGGVVVVESVFNYPGIGLLTIDAVHNRDLPVIQTIAVLGAATYVLCNLAADLAAMALNPRLRTNRRTA, encoded by the coding sequence ATGGCTCGCCGCCTCCTTCTCGCCCTGGTCACGATCTGGCTGGCGTCGCTCGGGGTGTTCCTGGCCGTCCAGGCCCTCCCCGGCGACGTGACCACCCAGATCCTCGGTCAGAACGCCACCCCCGCCAACGTCGCCGTGCTGCGCGCCGAGCTCGGGCTCGACCGGCCCCCGTGGCGCCGCTACCTGGACTGGATGTCCGGCATGCTGCACGGCGACTTCGGCACCTCGCTGGTCAACCACGCCTCGGTCGGCGCGGAGGTCGGCGTCCGGCTGCGGAACACCCTGCTGCTGGCCGTGATCACCGTGGTGCTCGGCATCACCGTCGCCCTGGTCCTGGGCGTGGTCGCCGGGCTCACCCGGGACCGCTGGCCCGACCTGGTCATCTCCTCGCTCAGCCTGATCGGGATGAGCATGCCGGAGTTCGTGATCGCGACCGTGCTGGTCCTGCTGTTCTCCATCTACATCCCCATCTTTCCCGCAGTGGTGACCGCCGGACCGGACGCCGGGATCGGCGACCTGCTGCCGGCGATCTGGCTGCCGTCGATCGCGCTGACCGTGGTGATGGCCGCCTACATCATCCGGATGCTGCGCACCAGCGTGATCGACGTGATGGCGAGCGAGTTCGTCACGACCGCGCGCCTCAAGGGCATCTCACCGGCGCGCGTCGTGCTGCGACACGCCCTGCCCAGCGCGCTGCTGCCCACCCTCAACGTCATCGCCATGAACGTCGCCTGGCTGGTGGGCGGCGTGGTCGTGGTGGAGAGCGTCTTCAACTACCCGGGCATCGGTCTGCTCACCATCGACGCGGTGCACAACCGCGACCTGCCGGTCATCCAGACCATCGCCGTACTCGGCGCCGCCACCTACGTGCTGTGCAACCTCGCCGCCGACCTGGCCGCCATGGCGCTCAACCCCAGGCTGCGGACGAACCGGAGGACCGCGTGA
- a CDS encoding CocE/NonD family hydrolase, with protein sequence MRIRHEFPRRVTVRDHVLIPMRDGTLLSARIWLPDDAGAAPVPALVEYLPYRKGDWTSVRDAQRHPWYAGHGYASIRIDMRGCGDSEGLMHDEYLPQEQQDAVDAIAWIAEQPWCTGSVGMFGISWGGFNSLQVAALRPPPLKAVVTVCSTDDRYADDVHYWGGSVLGIDMPAWAATMLAHQARPPDPARVGDVWRKMWLERLENLRPFAETWMAHQERDDYWRQGSVCEDYSAIEAAVYAVGGWADPYRNTVLRLVEGLSCPAKGLIGPWSHQYPDRGLPPGPAIGFLQETLRWWDHWLKGADTGVMDEPPLRTWMQEPVPPRTSYDTRPGRWIAEPSWPSPNVAARPWTLDDGRLRPAGQPTTQAGTILVASPQHTGVDAGRFFPFGNPADLPPDQRAEDGRSVCFDSAPLARRMEILGLPAADLLLDCDRPAGQVVVRLCDVAPDGSSTLVTRGNLNLVHRDGDDAPRAWTPGTPERVRVRMTAIAHAFEPGHRIRLAVSSAYWPWVWPAPEPVVLTLHTGDDAGSTLLLPVREPASPEPVLPDFDEPEQAAPLPFVPGPPSGPERQVRYDPQTGAWELVVDPNYGGTRTYPDGLVYQERVRETYLIRADDPLSARAESTWDVALSRGDWRVEISTRSVVTASATHFVTDNEVIAREGGTEAFSRSWHAEIPRTSA encoded by the coding sequence ATGAGGATCCGTCACGAGTTCCCGCGCCGGGTCACGGTACGCGACCATGTGCTGATCCCGATGCGCGACGGCACGCTGCTGTCGGCCCGGATCTGGCTGCCGGACGACGCCGGGGCAGCCCCGGTGCCGGCCCTGGTCGAGTACCTCCCCTACCGCAAGGGCGACTGGACCTCGGTCCGGGACGCGCAGCGCCATCCCTGGTACGCGGGGCACGGCTACGCGTCGATCCGGATCGACATGCGCGGCTGCGGCGACTCCGAGGGCCTGATGCACGACGAGTACCTGCCGCAGGAGCAGCAGGACGCCGTCGACGCCATCGCCTGGATCGCCGAACAGCCGTGGTGCACCGGTTCGGTGGGCATGTTCGGCATCTCCTGGGGCGGGTTCAACAGCCTCCAGGTGGCCGCGCTCCGGCCGCCCCCGCTGAAGGCCGTGGTGACCGTCTGCTCCACCGACGACCGGTACGCCGACGACGTGCACTACTGGGGCGGCAGCGTGCTCGGCATCGACATGCCGGCCTGGGCCGCGACCATGCTCGCCCACCAGGCCCGGCCGCCGGATCCGGCGCGGGTAGGCGACGTGTGGCGCAAGATGTGGCTGGAACGGCTGGAGAACCTGCGCCCGTTCGCCGAGACCTGGATGGCCCACCAGGAGCGGGACGACTACTGGCGGCAGGGCTCGGTGTGCGAGGACTACTCCGCGATCGAGGCCGCCGTCTACGCGGTGGGCGGCTGGGCCGACCCGTACCGCAACACGGTCCTCCGGCTGGTCGAGGGCCTGAGCTGCCCGGCGAAGGGCCTGATCGGCCCGTGGTCGCACCAGTACCCCGACCGCGGACTGCCACCGGGTCCGGCCATCGGCTTCCTCCAGGAGACGTTGCGCTGGTGGGACCACTGGCTCAAGGGCGCGGACACCGGGGTGATGGACGAACCGCCGCTGCGGACCTGGATGCAGGAGCCGGTGCCGCCGCGCACCTCGTACGACACCCGGCCCGGTCGCTGGATCGCCGAGCCGTCGTGGCCGTCCCCGAACGTCGCGGCACGGCCGTGGACGCTGGACGACGGGCGACTGCGCCCGGCCGGGCAGCCGACCACACAAGCCGGGACCATCCTGGTCGCCAGCCCGCAGCACACCGGCGTGGACGCTGGACGGTTCTTCCCCTTCGGCAACCCCGCCGACCTGCCGCCCGACCAGCGGGCCGAGGACGGCCGGTCGGTGTGCTTCGACTCCGCCCCGCTGGCCCGGCGGATGGAGATCCTCGGCCTGCCCGCGGCCGACCTGCTGCTGGACTGCGACCGCCCGGCCGGCCAGGTCGTCGTCAGGCTGTGCGACGTCGCGCCTGACGGTTCGTCGACCCTGGTCACCCGGGGCAATCTCAATCTGGTCCACCGGGACGGCGACGACGCACCGCGCGCCTGGACCCCCGGCACCCCGGAGCGGGTCCGCGTGCGGATGACCGCGATCGCGCACGCCTTCGAGCCGGGCCACCGGATCAGGCTGGCGGTGTCCTCGGCGTACTGGCCGTGGGTCTGGCCCGCGCCCGAACCGGTGGTCCTGACGCTGCACACCGGCGACGACGCCGGCAGCACACTGCTGCTGCCGGTCCGCGAACCGGCCTCCCCCGAGCCCGTCCTGCCCGACTTCGACGAACCGGAGCAGGCAGCGCCGCTGCCGTTCGTTCCGGGGCCGCCGAGCGGACCCGAACGGCAGGTCCGCTACGACCCGCAGACCGGCGCCTGGGAACTCGTGGTGGACCCCAACTACGGCGGCACCCGTACCTATCCCGACGGCCTGGTGTACCAGGAACGCGTCCGCGAGACCTACCTGATCCGCGCTGACGACCCGCTGTCGGCACGAGCGGAGTCGACCTGGGACGTCGCGCTGAGCAGAGGGGATTGGCGTGTCGAGATCTCCACTCGTAGTGTCGTCACCGCTTCGGCCACGCACTTCGTGACCGACAACGAGGTCATCGCGCGGGAGGGCGGCACCGAGGCGTTCTCCCGCTCCTGGCATGCCGAGATCCCGCGGACGTCGGCATAG
- a CDS encoding CBM35 domain-containing protein has product MTRLTTAMLLLAAASGASAVSVQSASAATSTMTVNLGSSTGSVLHGANGALYGLSDAGVPSDNLLTPLAVTTIAQKAPGGTQHPNGDAAKVSGTFVKDSSNGKILIYMQDYYPDWPYATTTLSSYLSVVDTIAATVVASPQHSSFEYVPVNEPDGIWFGLGVSSTSTYDTNRDTFFTWWDAIYAEIKKDDPTAKIVGPNEANFDTRFLPDFLAHAKSAGTLPDMMSWHELNSGSTANFASHYSTYRAEETAAGVSALPIDITEYGDRRDLSVPGQLVQWISAFENAKVYGDLAYWDIAGNYDELTTGQNTSTGAYWLYDWYARMSGNTVSVTPPSPNTTDTLQGVASYDTGKDQAQVILGGSSGAANVVVNGVSSSVFGSNVAATVEETDWSGYAGAGAAPQVISRAVYSTSSGSITVPLTGMKAMSAYRIVLTPSNVTTATAATAPYSASYEAESAAITGGTVYTQGTVSNANGYATSGTQDVGSLNTSTSAVTFTVTAPTTGSYDLGIYYGNQGGTYAQQALSVDGTASQLVNYPATLNWLWRSRKDVTLALSAGTHTITLAKYNATLGTAIGEVTLDKIDLSAVSSAATVYESALSRTSGTVSYNYTVSDGTGEGRAVLASGASSTADVYAPSDGFYTTTVRYATSGSLTLTANGNTVTGGTLASTSGAMSTATVSLYLQAGLNPVTVTANGAASVENVTVAATGSTSGVTTYQAESSANTLGGTAVVTANTWASGGSYVGYIGNGSANTLTFNGVTAAHAGTYMLAIQYSNDDTSGSGNYNSNIESRTASISVNGGTATTEVFANTFSWDQFNTVDIPVTLAAGSNTITFSNASAYVPNIDSIRIAVH; this is encoded by the coding sequence GTGACGCGCTTGACGACCGCGATGCTTCTGCTCGCGGCCGCCTCGGGGGCAAGTGCCGTATCCGTCCAGTCCGCCTCGGCGGCGACCTCCACCATGACCGTGAACCTGGGCAGCAGCACCGGCTCGGTCCTGCACGGCGCCAACGGCGCGCTGTACGGGCTGTCCGACGCCGGTGTCCCCAGCGACAACCTGCTCACGCCGCTGGCCGTGACCACCATCGCCCAGAAGGCGCCGGGCGGGACCCAGCACCCCAACGGCGACGCGGCCAAGGTGTCCGGCACCTTCGTCAAGGACTCCAGCAACGGCAAGATCCTGATCTACATGCAGGACTACTACCCGGACTGGCCCTACGCGACCACCACGCTGTCCTCGTACCTCTCGGTGGTCGACACCATCGCCGCCACGGTGGTGGCCAGCCCGCAGCACTCCTCCTTCGAGTACGTCCCGGTGAACGAGCCGGACGGGATCTGGTTCGGCCTGGGCGTCAGCTCCACCTCCACCTACGACACCAACCGGGACACCTTCTTCACCTGGTGGGACGCGATCTACGCGGAGATCAAGAAGGACGACCCGACCGCGAAGATCGTCGGCCCCAACGAGGCCAACTTCGACACCCGCTTCCTGCCCGACTTCCTGGCGCACGCCAAGAGCGCCGGCACCCTGCCGGACATGATGAGCTGGCACGAGCTGAACTCCGGCTCCACCGCCAACTTCGCCTCCCACTACAGCACCTACCGTGCCGAGGAGACCGCCGCCGGGGTCAGCGCCCTGCCCATCGACATCACCGAGTACGGCGACCGCCGCGACCTGTCGGTGCCGGGCCAGCTGGTGCAGTGGATCTCGGCGTTCGAGAACGCCAAGGTCTACGGTGACCTGGCCTACTGGGACATCGCCGGCAACTACGACGAGTTGACGACCGGTCAGAACACGTCCACCGGCGCCTACTGGCTCTACGACTGGTACGCGCGGATGTCCGGCAACACGGTCTCGGTGACCCCGCCCTCCCCGAACACCACGGACACCCTCCAGGGCGTGGCCTCCTACGACACCGGTAAGGACCAGGCCCAGGTCATCCTCGGCGGCTCCTCCGGAGCGGCCAACGTGGTCGTGAACGGGGTCTCGTCCAGCGTCTTCGGCTCCAATGTCGCCGCGACCGTCGAGGAGACCGACTGGTCCGGCTACGCGGGCGCCGGCGCGGCGCCGCAGGTCATCTCCCGGGCGGTGTACTCGACCTCCTCGGGCAGCATCACCGTGCCGCTGACCGGCATGAAGGCCATGTCGGCCTACCGGATCGTGCTCACCCCCTCCAACGTCACCACCGCGACCGCGGCAACCGCCCCGTACAGCGCCTCCTACGAGGCCGAGAGCGCGGCCATCACCGGCGGCACCGTCTACACCCAGGGCACCGTCAGCAACGCCAACGGCTATGCCACCTCGGGGACCCAGGACGTCGGCTCCCTCAACACCTCCACCAGCGCAGTGACCTTCACCGTCACCGCGCCGACGACCGGCTCCTACGACCTCGGCATCTACTACGGCAACCAGGGCGGCACCTACGCGCAGCAGGCGTTGAGCGTGGACGGCACCGCCTCCCAGCTGGTGAACTACCCGGCCACACTCAACTGGCTGTGGCGCAGCCGCAAGGACGTGACCCTCGCGCTCTCGGCGGGCACCCACACCATCACCCTGGCCAAGTACAACGCGACCCTGGGCACCGCGATCGGTGAGGTGACCCTGGACAAGATCGACCTGTCCGCGGTCTCCTCGGCCGCGACCGTCTACGAGTCGGCGCTGAGCCGCACCAGCGGCACCGTCAGCTACAACTACACCGTCTCCGACGGCACCGGTGAGGGCCGGGCCGTGCTCGCCTCCGGAGCGTCCTCGACCGCCGACGTCTACGCACCCAGCGACGGCTTCTACACCACCACGGTCCGCTACGCGACCAGCGGTTCGCTCACGCTGACCGCCAACGGGAACACCGTCACCGGCGGCACCCTCGCCTCGACCTCGGGCGCCATGTCCACCGCGACGGTCAGCCTCTACCTGCAGGCCGGGCTCAACCCGGTGACGGTGACCGCCAACGGCGCCGCCTCGGTGGAGAACGTCACCGTCGCCGCGACCGGCAGCACCAGCGGCGTCACCACCTACCAGGCCGAGAGCTCCGCCAACACCCTCGGCGGCACAGCCGTGGTCACCGCCAACACCTGGGCCTCCGGCGGCAGTTACGTCGGCTACATCGGCAACGGCTCCGCCAACACCCTCACCTTCAACGGCGTCACCGCCGCACACGCCGGCACCTACATGCTCGCCATCCAGTACTCCAACGACGACACCTCGGGCTCGGGCAACTACAACTCCAACATCGAGTCCCGCACCGCCTCCATCTCCGTCAACGGCGGAACGGCCACCACGGAGGTCTTCGCCAACACCTTCAGCTGGGACCAGTTCAACACGGTCGACATCCCGGTGACCCTGGCCGCCGGCAGCAACACCATCACCTTCTCCAACGCGTCCGCCTACGTCCCCAACATCGACTCCATCCGGATCGCCGTGCACTAA
- a CDS encoding ABC transporter ATP-binding protein, which produces MTDAQPTAGPLLEVRDLSVAYRSRGGLKEIVSTVSLSLDAAGTLGLVGESGCGKSTLAAALLGHLRAGARVTSGEVLVEGQSLFTAPPSRLRALRGGTVALVPQNAGQALTPTMRVGHQLREVLRTHRGVTGEAADAAAAALFAQVRLPQPQQLLRRYPHELSGGQQQRVAIAMALAGNPRLLVLDEPTTGLDVVTQAGVLDLLAGLRRELGVAMVLVSHDLGVVSATCDRVAVMYAGRLVESGDTEQTYRRPAHPYTRGLIASVPSLAEPGLPAAMPGTPPQPGTDLPGCSFVARCTLAEARCSTGGAPALQLQPHADTPHQVTEHHSACLRADEVRQLPPEERDMHQRADRVGEEAPVLLSLRGVEIDYRHRRARAQGAPTVAGIDLDIRRGETLALVGESGSGKSTLAWTIAGLRTPSAGSLVLQGEPGAAGAGTSHDLSRPAGSRPPGLRRRLQLVFQNADSSLNPRRLVSDALRRPLRLFAPDRAAALNGRVDALLDDVGLDRELGGRLPGQLSGGQRQRVGIARALAAGPDLVLADEVVSALDVSVQASVLRLLDRLRTERGITYLFISHDLAVVRSIADRVAVLYLGRLCEVGDVEAVFSGPTHPYTRMLLDAVLEPGARPDPGERRPVDEPESAPPAAGCPFQRRCPHRIPGTCETVTPPWRDSGDGHRIRCHLDLDDLPTVPVPVPAVKPLVEPLVEPLKEPNP; this is translated from the coding sequence ATGACGGATGCTCAGCCCACGGCCGGACCCCTGCTGGAGGTACGGGACCTGTCCGTCGCCTACCGCTCGCGCGGCGGGCTCAAGGAGATTGTCTCCACCGTCTCCCTCTCCCTCGACGCCGCAGGGACGCTGGGCCTGGTCGGCGAGTCCGGCTGCGGCAAGTCCACCCTGGCGGCGGCACTGCTCGGCCACCTGCGGGCCGGGGCCCGGGTCACCTCCGGCGAGGTGCTCGTCGAGGGCCAGTCGCTGTTCACCGCCCCGCCCTCCCGGCTGCGCGCGCTGCGCGGCGGGACCGTCGCGCTGGTACCGCAGAACGCCGGACAGGCCCTCACCCCGACCATGAGGGTGGGCCACCAGCTCCGCGAGGTCCTGCGCACGCACCGCGGCGTCACCGGCGAGGCGGCCGACGCCGCGGCAGCGGCGCTGTTCGCCCAGGTACGCCTGCCCCAGCCGCAGCAGCTGCTGCGCCGCTACCCGCACGAACTGTCCGGCGGACAGCAGCAGCGGGTCGCCATCGCCATGGCGCTGGCCGGCAACCCCCGGCTGCTAGTGCTGGACGAGCCCACCACCGGCCTGGACGTGGTCACCCAGGCGGGGGTACTCGACCTGCTGGCCGGCCTGCGCCGCGAACTGGGCGTCGCGATGGTGCTGGTCAGCCATGACCTGGGCGTGGTCTCGGCGACCTGCGACCGGGTCGCGGTGATGTACGCCGGGCGCCTGGTCGAGTCCGGCGACACCGAACAGACCTACCGCCGCCCCGCGCACCCCTACACCCGCGGACTGATCGCCTCCGTGCCCAGCCTCGCCGAACCCGGGCTGCCGGCCGCCATGCCCGGCACCCCGCCCCAGCCCGGTACCGACCTGCCGGGCTGCTCCTTCGTCGCGCGCTGCACACTCGCCGAGGCCCGCTGCAGCACCGGCGGCGCCCCCGCGCTGCAGCTGCAGCCGCACGCCGACACACCGCACCAGGTGACGGAGCATCACTCGGCCTGCCTGCGCGCCGACGAGGTCCGGCAACTGCCGCCCGAGGAACGCGACATGCACCAGCGCGCCGACCGCGTCGGCGAGGAGGCGCCGGTTCTGCTCTCCCTGCGCGGCGTCGAGATCGACTACCGGCACCGCCGCGCCCGCGCCCAGGGCGCCCCCACCGTCGCCGGCATCGACCTGGACATCCGCCGCGGCGAGACCCTGGCCCTGGTCGGCGAGAGCGGCAGTGGCAAGTCCACCCTCGCCTGGACCATCGCCGGACTGCGCACGCCCTCCGCCGGCAGCCTGGTGCTCCAGGGCGAGCCCGGAGCAGCAGGGGCGGGCACCTCCCACGACCTGTCCCGCCCCGCCGGGAGCCGCCCTCCCGGCCTGCGCCGACGGCTCCAACTGGTCTTCCAGAACGCCGACTCCTCGCTCAACCCCCGCCGCCTGGTGTCGGACGCGCTGCGCCGTCCGCTGCGCCTGTTCGCCCCGGACCGCGCCGCCGCGCTCAACGGTCGGGTGGACGCGCTGCTGGACGACGTGGGCCTGGACCGCGAACTCGGCGGCCGGCTGCCCGGGCAGCTGTCCGGCGGGCAGCGGCAGCGGGTGGGCATCGCCCGCGCCCTGGCCGCCGGCCCCGACCTGGTGCTGGCCGACGAGGTGGTCTCGGCGCTGGACGTGTCGGTCCAGGCGTCCGTGCTGCGGCTGCTCGACCGGCTGCGCACCGAACGCGGCATCACCTACCTGTTCATCTCGCACGACCTGGCGGTGGTGCGCAGCATCGCCGACCGGGTCGCGGTGCTGTATCTGGGACGGCTGTGCGAGGTCGGCGACGTCGAGGCGGTCTTCTCCGGCCCCACCCACCCGTACACGCGGATGCTGCTGGACGCAGTCCTGGAGCCGGGCGCCCGCCCGGACCCGGGAGAGCGGCGCCCGGTGGACGAACCCGAGTCGGCGCCGCCCGCAGCGGGCTGCCCCTTCCAGCGGCGCTGCCCGCACCGGATCCCCGGCACCTGCGAGACCGTCACACCCCCCTGGCGCGACTCGGGGGACGGCCACCGGATCCGCTGCCACCTGGACCTGGACGACCTCCCCACCGTCCCCGTCCCCGTCCCCGCCGTGAAGCCGCTGGTGGAACCACTGGTGGAACCGCTGAAGGAGCCGAACCCCTGA
- a CDS encoding ABC transporter permease, with product MTETVAEAGTTPAATPATTPGAGHEGRLRQTWRSLRGSPSAMTGIVLVALHLAVALAAPLLAPASPVADNALDALQAPSAAHLAGTDQYGRDILSRTLYGGRLALSVSLSATVLAVGLGAAVGCLVAYRRGWLDDVVMRVVDAVLSVPPVLALLVIVTVLGTDPVVIVLAVTVVYGPGVVRVVRAAALDVVPRDYVTAARARGEGTVSILLRDIGPNVLDVVLVEFAMRASWVVLLISSLSFLGFGANPPTPDWGLMVAENRSMLTVAPWTSITPIIALSTLVIGLNMAADGLAKALGVDRALGGAA from the coding sequence GTGACCGAGACCGTCGCCGAGGCCGGGACCACCCCCGCGGCCACTCCCGCGACCACCCCCGGGGCCGGGCACGAGGGGCGCCTGCGCCAGACCTGGCGCTCGCTGCGCGGCTCACCCTCCGCCATGACCGGCATCGTCCTGGTCGCGCTGCACCTGGCAGTGGCGCTGGCGGCCCCGCTGCTCGCCCCCGCCTCCCCGGTGGCCGACAACGCGCTGGACGCCCTCCAGGCGCCGAGCGCCGCCCACCTCGCCGGCACCGACCAGTACGGCCGCGACATCCTCTCCCGCACCCTGTACGGCGGCCGGCTCGCGCTGTCGGTGTCGCTCAGCGCCACCGTGCTCGCCGTGGGCCTGGGCGCCGCAGTGGGCTGCCTGGTGGCGTACCGCCGCGGATGGCTCGACGACGTGGTGATGCGCGTGGTCGACGCCGTGCTGTCGGTGCCCCCCGTCCTCGCCCTGCTGGTCATCGTGACCGTGCTCGGCACCGACCCGGTCGTCATCGTGCTCGCCGTCACCGTCGTCTACGGCCCCGGCGTGGTACGGGTCGTCCGGGCCGCGGCGCTCGACGTCGTCCCGCGCGACTACGTCACAGCGGCGCGGGCCCGCGGCGAGGGCACCGTCTCCATACTCCTGCGCGACATCGGGCCCAACGTCCTGGACGTGGTCCTGGTGGAGTTCGCCATGCGCGCGTCCTGGGTGGTGCTGCTGATCAGCTCGCTGTCCTTCCTCGGCTTCGGCGCCAACCCGCCGACGCCGGACTGGGGCCTGATGGTCGCCGAGAACCGCTCCATGCTGACGGTCGCTCCGTGGACGAGCATCACCCCGATCATCGCCCTGAGCACCCTGGTGATCGGGCTCAACATGGCCGCCGACGGCCTGGCCAAGGCGCTCGGTGTCGACCGGGCACTCGGAGGTGCGGCATGA